One stretch of Candidatus Omnitrophota bacterium DNA includes these proteins:
- a CDS encoding glucoamylase family protein, producing the protein MGRITFFLIAFVLAAFSAFYAGEAFAANLRPSIGTITPSSGTSPHGIAVNFTATYSDPDGWQNMREVRLLINASVNGADCFYAYYDVATNKLYLKNNANTAWLGGYDPQSSNTIENSYAKLNCASTTVSGSGNALTVNWSVTFKPAFKGVKNSYLYVKDIAGAYNGWVKKGTWTIANKAPSVGAVTPSSGTSYSDQAINFTATYSDPDGWQNIQLVRFLINTSTSGTRCLYVYYDLASNKLYIRNDGNTAWLGGYAPQSSNIIESSYVKLNCASTTVSGSDNILTINWSVTFKPTFKGVKNVYLYVKDIAGAYNGWVKKGTTIIAALPLPRIATTGLGDAIAGEDYLASLNATDGTPPYAWSIESGNLPNGLSLSSAGTISGTPVQAASFNFVIKVTDLNQATDTQALSINVLPTFPLITDEELLDQTEAKAAMYFYNEILSNGFVKDTDYKDFSSIAATGFGLASLCVMAERYQTSPNWVITPEQARARVNQILDNCVRYQSYQALSGNGYGVAGFLYHFIKADGTRQGTCEVSTIDMALFLSGAIAAGEYFGGEVKTKADQIYNSMNWAYFLNTAKRQFSHGWFPDSGIMPATWDRPTDEAILVSLLAISANLNNSDMLMTMYSWPRAVGEYGGYSVVNSYFGSLFTYVFAHCFFDFEKLGTDNPSYAGSTNVPVNWWMNSVNAAYANRQFCIDNAINYDSYDENSWGITICEYPSGQYSDFLGAAPCESNSATPYHNGTIAPYGAISSMPLMRISPDETPDMNSAFKTLRYYYQTYYHHLWGEYGPKDSFNHNREFSNAYLGIDVGPEVLMIENYRSGLIWNNFMKNGKIQAATAKVFTGNLLDPTTMYVDASNLSDPEQDGSVIHPFNTIQKAIDNNNRGCVIEIAPGRYVEGVKIISKSNITLKGVIGDRDDQFNTTVNSVVEYESNHVIDIEGSINIAIDSLVIKPTHNSYDHTFGGGGVYNFDSDYTTIMNSIITGTRAESGYGISCYRSVKMLITNNLITNNSNNYGGGIYIYNDFTNNDINANERAAEITNNDIINNVAWGTGAGISVTGYEVSGYARTKILIRNNRVYNNSSDRYAGVYLKYSEGEVQNNTIVGNCADWLSGGGVSCLSSIILVSNNIIHRNTESLQGGAGIYIYGGAVTAANNVVTENNGIGIGCAGNFTAVLMYNNLYGNSNDYSGSVPGTGSISASSLFVASDTDGDPSNDDYHLQPGSPCINAGDPAIAYNDKDGTRNDMGVYGGPNSM; encoded by the coding sequence ATGGGGAGAATTACCTTTTTTCTCATCGCATTTGTTTTAGCAGCATTTTCTGCTTTCTACGCAGGAGAGGCTTTCGCCGCGAACTTGAGACCTTCTATCGGAACAATTACTCCTTCATCCGGCACCTCACCTCATGGAATAGCGGTAAATTTTACCGCCACTTATTCAGATCCCGACGGCTGGCAAAATATGCGGGAAGTCCGGCTGCTCATTAATGCTTCAGTAAACGGCGCAGATTGTTTTTATGCTTATTACGATGTCGCTACTAATAAATTATATCTGAAGAACAACGCAAATACCGCATGGCTGGGTGGATACGATCCCCAATCTTCAAATACAATAGAGAATTCGTACGCGAAACTTAACTGTGCATCCACAACGGTATCCGGAAGCGGTAATGCTTTAACAGTAAATTGGTCCGTAACATTTAAGCCTGCTTTCAAAGGCGTGAAGAATAGCTATCTTTATGTAAAGGATATTGCTGGTGCTTATAACGGCTGGGTCAAGAAAGGGACCTGGACGATTGCCAACAAAGCTCCTTCTGTAGGAGCTGTTACCCCTTCTTCTGGAACATCATATTCCGACCAGGCCATTAACTTTACCGCTACTTATTCCGATCCCGACGGATGGCAAAATATACAGCTTGTTCGTTTCCTCATCAATACTTCCACAAGCGGAACAAGATGCCTTTATGTGTATTACGATCTCGCGAGCAATAAGCTCTACATCAGAAACGATGGAAATACCGCATGGCTGGGTGGATATGCTCCTCAATCTTCAAACATAATAGAAAGCTCCTATGTGAAACTTAACTGTGCTTCCACAACGGTATCCGGAAGCGATAATATCTTAACAATAAATTGGTCCGTAACATTTAAGCCTACTTTCAAAGGCGTGAAGAATGTCTATCTTTATGTAAAGGATATTGCTGGTGCTTATAACGGCTGGGTCAAGAAAGGCACGACGATAATCGCTGCGCTGCCATTGCCGCGAATAGCGACAACCGGCTTAGGTGATGCTATAGCTGGGGAGGATTATTTAGCTAGTTTGAATGCTACGGATGGAACGCCGCCATATGCATGGTCCATAGAAAGCGGCAACCTACCGAATGGTTTAAGTCTTAGCAGCGCAGGGACTATATCGGGAACTCCCGTACAGGCAGCATCCTTTAACTTTGTTATCAAAGTCACGGATTTAAACCAGGCGACAGACACTCAAGCCCTATCTATAAATGTCCTGCCTACATTTCCGCTTATAACGGATGAAGAGCTTCTGGACCAGACAGAGGCAAAAGCCGCAATGTATTTTTATAACGAGATTTTATCTAACGGATTTGTAAAAGATACCGATTATAAGGACTTTTCGAGTATCGCGGCCACCGGTTTTGGGCTTGCATCTCTATGCGTTATGGCAGAGCGGTACCAGACTTCACCCAACTGGGTCATAACTCCGGAGCAGGCGAGAGCGCGTGTAAACCAAATATTGGACAATTGTGTACGTTATCAGTCATATCAAGCTTTATCAGGGAATGGTTATGGTGTAGCAGGATTTCTATACCATTTCATAAAAGCGGATGGTACCCGCCAGGGCACATGTGAAGTCTCCACTATTGACATGGCGCTTTTTTTATCAGGCGCTATCGCTGCGGGTGAATATTTTGGCGGCGAAGTAAAGACAAAAGCCGATCAGATCTATAATAGTATGAATTGGGCGTATTTTTTAAACACAGCTAAGCGCCAATTTTCGCATGGATGGTTTCCGGATAGCGGTATAATGCCTGCTACCTGGGACAGGCCCACAGATGAGGCCATACTTGTTTCGCTCTTAGCTATAAGTGCCAATCTTAACAATTCAGATATGCTCATGACTATGTATAGTTGGCCAAGGGCGGTTGGGGAGTATGGTGGATATAGCGTTGTGAATTCTTATTTCGGCTCTTTGTTTACATATGTATTTGCCCATTGCTTCTTCGATTTTGAAAAGTTAGGCACGGATAACCCCTCTTATGCCGGCTCAACAAATGTACCTGTTAACTGGTGGATGAATTCCGTTAATGCTGCCTATGCCAATAGGCAGTTCTGCATAGACAATGCTATCAACTACGATTCCTATGACGAAAATAGCTGGGGCATCACAATCTGTGAATATCCATCCGGTCAATACAGTGATTTTTTGGGTGCCGCCCCATGTGAAAGCAACTCCGCTACTCCTTATCATAACGGCACTATAGCACCATACGGCGCTATAAGCTCCATGCCGCTTATGAGAATATCTCCTGATGAAACTCCTGATATGAATTCGGCGTTCAAGACGTTAAGGTATTATTACCAGACTTACTATCACCATCTTTGGGGTGAATACGGCCCGAAAGACTCTTTCAACCACAATAGGGAATTTAGTAACGCGTATTTAGGTATAGACGTAGGGCCGGAAGTCCTGATGATCGAAAATTACCGTTCAGGTCTTATATGGAATAATTTTATGAAGAATGGGAAGATCCAAGCGGCAACGGCCAAGGTTTTTACCGGGAACTTGCTCGATCCTACAACTATGTATGTTGATGCATCTAACCTTAGTGATCCAGAGCAGGACGGATCAGTTATTCATCCATTCAATACAATTCAGAAGGCGATTGACAATAACAATCGAGGTTGCGTTATTGAAATAGCACCTGGAAGATATGTCGAGGGTGTTAAAATTATTTCAAAATCTAATATAACCTTAAAAGGTGTTATCGGAGATCGCGACGATCAATTTAATACCACTGTAAATAGCGTTGTCGAATACGAATCAAATCATGTGATAGATATAGAAGGCTCTATTAATATAGCGATTGATAGCCTTGTGATTAAACCAACTCATAATTCCTACGACCATACATTTGGAGGGGGAGGGGTATACAATTTTGACTCAGATTACACGACAATTATGAATAGCATTATAACTGGCACGAGAGCTGAAAGCGGATATGGGATATCTTGTTACAGGAGCGTAAAAATGTTGATAACTAACAACCTGATCACCAATAACAGCAATAATTATGGCGGAGGTATATATATTTACAATGATTTTACAAACAATGACATCAATGCAAATGAGCGTGCCGCAGAGATAACCAACAATGATATAATCAATAATGTTGCATGGGGCACAGGGGCCGGTATTTCTGTGACTGGCTATGAAGTAAGCGGTTATGCAAGAACCAAGATTTTAATCCGTAATAATCGCGTTTACAACAATAGTTCTGATCGCTATGCAGGCGTATATCTGAAATATTCGGAAGGAGAGGTGCAGAATAACACAATAGTAGGCAATTGTGCTGATTGGCTATCAGGAGGCGGCGTGTCCTGTCTCTCGTCCATCATCTTGGTCTCTAACAATATAATACACAGGAATACCGAATCCCTGCAAGGCGGGGCCGGTATATACATTTATGGCGGTGCAGTTACTGCCGCTAACAATGTGGTAACAGAAAACAATGGAATTGGAATAGGTTGCGCAGGTAACTTTACCGCGGTGTTAATGTACAACAACCTGTATGGTAATAGCAATGACTATTCTGGCTCTGTTCCTGGAACAGGGTCTATTTCAGCATCATCTCTATTTGTTGCTTCAGATACAGACGGAGATCCATCTAATGATGATTACCATTTACAACCAGGCTCGCCGTGTATCAACGCAGGCGACCCTGCTATTGCATACAACGACAAAGACGGCACTCGAAATGACATGGGTGTTTACGGTGGGCCTAATAGTATGTGA